In a genomic window of Candidatus Caldatribacterium sp.:
- the trpD gene encoding anthranilate phosphoribosyltransferase: protein MKEALLRVLNGEILTTSEAYALMCELMQGKLTPAQMGAILGVLRVRGERKEELLGFAQAMRDFAIPFSVPSGVLVADNCGTGGDGKGTMNISTGAALLAFALGVPIVKHGNRSVSSRSGSADFLESLGFPVDLPKESMEALFATTGFAFLYAPLYHPAMRTVQGVRRELGVRTVFNVLGPLTTPCSVAYKMVGVYDQKLLEPVAYVLSLLGVRRGLAVWGEPGVDEVSVSGTTHCILVTEGGMETLTFHPREVGLREHPVEAIQGGSTHDNAQLFLEILQGKKKEAHYEALVLNTAFLVWLAERAETIPQALEQVEGIVQSGEALERIQELVAAARGIRGGAENGKHS from the coding sequence TACTCAACGGAGAGATTCTCACCACTTCTGAAGCGTACGCTCTCATGTGTGAACTCATGCAGGGGAAGCTCACCCCTGCACAAATGGGGGCAATTCTTGGTGTTCTACGGGTTCGGGGTGAAAGGAAAGAGGAACTCCTCGGGTTTGCTCAGGCTATGCGTGATTTCGCAATACCCTTTTCGGTACCCTCTGGAGTGCTGGTTGCTGATAACTGTGGTACTGGCGGCGATGGGAAGGGCACTATGAACATCTCTACAGGCGCTGCTCTCCTTGCCTTTGCCTTGGGTGTCCCGATTGTGAAGCATGGCAATCGCTCGGTTTCAAGTCGTTCTGGAAGTGCTGATTTTCTTGAGAGCCTTGGCTTTCCCGTGGATCTTCCGAAAGAGTCCATGGAGGCACTCTTTGCCACAACAGGTTTTGCTTTCCTTTATGCTCCGCTGTACCATCCAGCCATGCGGACAGTTCAGGGGGTACGGAGAGAGCTTGGGGTACGCACAGTATTCAACGTCCTTGGTCCTTTAACAACTCCCTGTTCCGTGGCGTACAAGATGGTTGGCGTGTACGACCAAAAACTCCTTGAGCCGGTGGCGTACGTTCTCTCTCTTCTTGGGGTACGACGGGGTCTTGCCGTTTGGGGGGAACCTGGGGTAGATGAGGTGAGCGTGAGCGGTACAACGCACTGCATTCTTGTAACCGAGGGGGGAATGGAAACCTTAACCTTTCACCCTCGTGAGGTTGGTCTCCGGGAGCACCCTGTGGAGGCGATTCAAGGGGGAAGTACCCATGATAATGCCCAGCTCTTTCTTGAAATTCTTCAGGGAAAAAAGAAGGAAGCACACTACGAGGCACTTGTCCTGAACACAGCCTTCCTTGTGTGGCTTGCTGAGAGAGCAGAAACAATTCCTCAGGCGCTCGAACAGGTTGAGGGAATCGTCCAAAGCGGAGAGGCTCTTGAGAGAATCCAGGAACTCGTTGCTGCTGCAAGGGGAATCCGAGGGGGTGCGGAAAATGGAAAACATTCTTGA
- a CDS encoding indole-3-glycerol-phosphate synthase: MENILETIVVAKKRRLLAQGKKYSPFEVAELLARSQENAFLSSLCGPGPNIIAEIKLASPSRGRFIALEEVPYFLSSYEEGRAKAISVVTEEEHFQGSLELLQMVVRTTHLPVLRKDFVLEETQIYETKEAGAHAILLIARIVSKDRLKSFIELAEFLGLTPLVEVHDERDLEKALSASARVIGINNRDLSTFRVSLATTLRLLPLIPKDVTVVAESGIANRDDVENLLEAGVYNFLVGGSLLTSENPTRKLLELQGERAIARC, from the coding sequence ATGGAAAACATTCTTGAAACCATTGTGGTTGCGAAGAAGCGGAGACTCCTTGCTCAGGGAAAAAAGTATTCACCTTTCGAGGTAGCTGAACTTCTTGCTCGTTCTCAGGAGAACGCCTTCCTCTCTTCCCTATGTGGTCCCGGGCCTAACATCATTGCCGAGATTAAGCTTGCCTCGCCTTCTCGGGGGAGATTCATTGCGCTCGAGGAGGTTCCTTACTTCCTCTCCTCTTATGAGGAGGGTAGGGCAAAGGCGATTTCGGTTGTTACTGAGGAAGAGCATTTTCAGGGAAGCCTTGAACTCCTCCAGATGGTAGTGAGAACGACCCATCTTCCGGTCTTGCGCAAGGACTTTGTTCTTGAAGAGACGCAAATCTACGAAACAAAGGAAGCAGGTGCCCATGCGATTCTCCTGATTGCGCGTATTGTTTCAAAAGACCGCCTCAAGAGCTTCATAGAACTTGCCGAATTCCTTGGCCTTACTCCTCTTGTTGAGGTCCACGACGAGAGAGATCTCGAGAAAGCCCTCTCTGCGTCCGCCAGAGTCATCGGTATCAACAACCGGGATCTTTCTACCTTCAGGGTATCTCTTGCAACGACCCTTCGCCTTCTTCCCTTGATTCCTAAGGATGTTACAGTAGTTGCCGAAAGTGGTATCGCCAATCGTGACGACGTGGAGAATCTCCTTGAGGCGGGGGTGTACAACTTCCTTGTCGGAGGGTCACTTTTGACTTCAGAAAATCCCACAAGAAAACTCCTTGAGTTACAGGGGGAGAGAGCAATTGCCCGTTGTTAA
- a CDS encoding phosphoribosylanthranilate isomerase yields the protein MPVVKVCGITEKEDALSIASLGVWALGFIFVPESPRYVSPEKVRDIVSCLQGKVLTVGVFQNAPFGEVRRIRDFCGLDLLQLHGEEDPSFCERLGRGVIKAFGVGEGVFPENIEEYVPWVSYILFDTVHGGKRGGTGRPFPWKSIAHLLQSIPRPVIIAGGLTAENVVSLLEEIHPFALDVNSGVERAPGKKDLGKLKEFLAVVQRKVAL from the coding sequence TTGCCCGTTGTTAAGGTGTGCGGTATAACGGAAAAAGAGGACGCTCTCTCTATAGCTTCCCTTGGCGTTTGGGCGCTTGGGTTCATTTTCGTTCCCGAGAGCCCCCGTTACGTGAGCCCTGAGAAGGTTCGGGACATTGTCTCTTGCCTTCAGGGCAAGGTTCTTACTGTGGGCGTCTTTCAAAATGCGCCGTTTGGTGAGGTCCGACGTATTCGAGATTTCTGTGGGCTTGACCTTTTGCAGCTTCACGGGGAGGAGGACCCTTCTTTCTGTGAGCGACTTGGGAGAGGTGTTATTAAGGCTTTCGGGGTTGGAGAAGGGGTGTTTCCTGAAAACATCGAGGAGTACGTTCCGTGGGTATCCTATATTCTCTTTGATACCGTACACGGGGGCAAACGAGGGGGTACGGGGAGGCCCTTTCCCTGGAAGAGCATTGCCCATCTTCTCCAGAGCATCCCCCGTCCGGTTATCATTGCAGGAGGGTTAACGGCGGAAAACGTTGTTTCTCTCCTTGAAGAGATTCATCCTTTCGCTCTTGATGTGAATAGCGGAGTTGAGAGGGCACCAGGAAAAAAGGACCTGGGTAAGTTGAAAGAATTTCTTGCCGTCGTGCAGAGGAAGGTGGCATTATGA
- the trpB gene encoding tryptophan synthase subunit beta, with the protein MRKGFFGEFGGRFVPETLIHPLEELEEAYEYYRDDPSFRAELEMYLRTYAGRPTPLTYAARLSEELGGVRIYLKREDLNHTGSHKLNNTLGQVLLAKKMGKKRIIAETGAGQHGVATATACALLGLSCQVYMGAIDVERQKLNVFRMQILGAEVIPVYSGSQTLKDAINEALRDWVRNVDTTHYVIGSVVGPHPYPTMVRDFQSVIGREAKEQFLEREGKLPDYVIACVGGGSNAMGIFSAFLPHEEVKLIGVEAGGLGLESGKHAASIGRGKKGVLHGSMSFLLQDEFGQIRETHSIAAGLDYPGVGPEHSFLAVTGRAQYVAVTDEEARDAFCHLARTDGIIPALESAHAVAYALKLAPSLPSGATILICLSGRGDKDVEVVMQSLAKGE; encoded by the coding sequence ATGAGGAAAGGATTTTTTGGCGAGTTTGGTGGACGGTTTGTCCCAGAGACCCTCATTCATCCTCTTGAGGAGCTCGAGGAGGCGTACGAGTACTATCGAGATGATCCCTCCTTTCGGGCAGAGCTCGAGATGTACCTGAGGACATATGCTGGACGTCCCACGCCCCTCACTTACGCAGCAAGACTTTCCGAAGAACTTGGGGGAGTAAGGATTTACCTGAAGCGCGAGGACCTGAACCATACTGGATCGCACAAGCTCAACAATACCCTGGGACAGGTACTTCTTGCAAAAAAGATGGGCAAGAAACGGATTATCGCGGAGACCGGTGCGGGGCAGCATGGGGTGGCAACGGCAACAGCCTGTGCCCTTCTTGGACTTTCATGCCAGGTGTACATGGGGGCTATCGATGTGGAGAGGCAGAAACTCAACGTCTTTCGAATGCAAATCCTTGGGGCGGAGGTCATTCCTGTGTACTCTGGAAGTCAAACCCTAAAAGACGCTATCAACGAAGCCCTGCGAGACTGGGTCCGGAACGTGGATACAACGCACTACGTGATTGGGTCTGTGGTCGGTCCCCATCCGTACCCCACCATGGTGCGGGATTTCCAATCGGTCATAGGGCGAGAAGCGAAAGAGCAATTTCTCGAGCGAGAGGGTAAGCTCCCTGACTATGTCATTGCCTGCGTGGGGGGAGGAAGCAACGCCATGGGGATATTCTCCGCCTTCCTTCCTCATGAGGAGGTTAAGCTCATAGGAGTGGAGGCCGGTGGTCTTGGTCTTGAAAGTGGAAAGCATGCGGCAAGCATCGGTCGAGGAAAGAAGGGGGTGCTCCATGGGAGCATGAGCTTTCTTCTCCAGGATGAGTTCGGGCAGATTCGGGAGACACATTCCATTGCTGCTGGTCTTGACTACCCTGGGGTGGGACCTGAACATTCCTTTCTTGCGGTGACCGGAAGAGCACAGTACGTGGCGGTGACAGATGAGGAGGCACGAGATGCTTTCTGTCACCTTGCCAGAACCGATGGAATTATACCTGCTCTTGAGAGTGCCCATGCAGTTGCGTACGCTCTCAAGCTTGCTCCTTCCTTGCCTTCTGGAGCGACCATTCTCATCTGCCTTTCAGGAAGGGGCGATAAGGATGTTGAAGTGGTCATGCAGTCTCTTGCAAAGGGGGAATAG